GGGAGTCTCGCGGGTCACATTCAGCACTCTGAAACGCTGTTGACCAAGCGTCACGATGTTGCTGCGGCCGTCGTCGCCTGTCTGATGCTGGATCACTTCGGCACAACAGCCGATAGACGCCATGCTTTGGCTGCGGGGATCCCAACGAACGACACCAAAACGTTGATCGGTCTCGAGGACGCTTTGCAGCATCATCCGGTAACGCGATTCAAAAATGTGCAGCGGCAGTACGTCGCTGGGGAACAGAACGACATCCGGCAGAGGAAATAGGGGAAGCTCTCTGACGGACAGGTCAGCCACGCATGAAATTGCTGAGGAAACGAATCTTAGGCAGCTGACCGAATGAGCGTGCTCAGCTCAGAGCTTCACCTCGATATCCACGCCACTGGGTAGATCGAGCTTCATCAAAGCATCGATAGTCTTCGCGGAAGGGCTGTAGATATCAATGATGCGGCGGTGGGTGCGGGTCTCGAAATGTTCGCGTGAATCCTTGTCCACGTGCGGGGAGCGCAGCACACAGTAGATCTTGCGCTTGGTTGGAAGAGGAATGGGGCCGATGGCAGTTGCTGCGGTGTTATCGGCCGTTTCAATGATTTTGTCGCAGGACAGATCCAGCATGCGGCGGTCAAACGCCTTCAAACGGATGCGGATCTTCTGCTGGGCAATTGCAGTGGACATGAAGCGCGAAGAAATCTCCTAGGGAGATCACGAGAGGTGGATTGTCGAGGTGCTAATTGAACGTGTCTAGGCAGCGTTCAACTCATACATGAATGCTAAGGGATGGCCTGACAGCGGTCAGACCATCCTTGCAATCATCCCGGTGAGATCACTCGATGATCTTGGAGACGACGCCTGCACCGATGGTGCGACCACCCTCACGGATGGCAAAGCGCATGCCCATTTCCATGGCGACTGGGCAGATCAATTCGCCAGTCATCTGGATGTTGTCTCCGGGCATCACCATTTCCACGTTGCTGCCATCTTCAGCGGTGAATGCGGTGATCTGACCGGTCACGTCCGTTGTGCGGATGTAGAACTGCGGGCGGTAGCCAGCGAAGAACGGGGTATGGCGACCACCTTCTTCTTTTTTGAGGACGTAAACCTGACCCTCGAACTTGGTGTGAGGAGTGATTGAGCCAGGCTTCACGAGCACCATGCCGCGCTCGATGTCTTCCTTCTGAATGCCGCGGAGCAGCAGACCCACATTGTCTCCAGCCATGCCCTCATCGAGCAGCTTGCGGAACATTTCCACACCGGTAACGGTGGTTTTCCGAGGCTCTCTGATGCCGACGATTTCAACTTCTTCGCCAACCTTGACGATGCCGCGCTCAATACGGCCTGTGGCCACGGTGCCGCGACCGGTGATGGAGAAGACATCTTCAACAGCCATCAAGAAGGGCTTGTCGACTTCGCGCTCAGGCTCAGGAATGTTGGCGTCCACAGCCGCCATCAGCTCTTCAATTTTGGCTTCCCACTCAGCCTCACCTTCGATGGCCTTTAGTCCGGAGACCTGAACCACGGGGATATCGTCGCCGGGGAAGTCGTAGCTGGAGAGCAGTTCGCGGATCTCCATCTCCACCAGTTCGATGATCTCTTCGTCATCGACCATGTCGCACTTGTTCAGCGCAACCACCAGGGCGGGCACGCCCACCTGCTTGGCCAGCAGGATGTGCTCCTTGGTCTGGGCCATGGGGCCGTCGGTGGCGGCACAAACGAGGATGGCGCCGTCCATCTGAGCGGCACCGGTAATCATGTTCTTCACATAGTCCGCGTGGCCAGGGCAGTCCACGTGGGCGTAGTGGCGCGAGTCAGTCTCGTATTCGACGTGAGCGGTGTTGATCGTGATGCCGCGCTCGCGCTCCTCAGGAGCTCCGTCGATATCGGCATAGTCCTGAACTTGAGCCTGGCCCTTTTTGGCGAGCACGTTGGTGATCGCGGCGGTGAGGGTTGTCTTGCCGTGGTCAACGTGGCCGATGGTGCCGATGTTGACGTGGGGCTTGTTCCTTTCGAACTTCTCGCGTGCCATTGTTGTTAAAGAATCGAGGGTGGAATTAAAGGGGGGTAGAGATCAGGAATTGCCCTGATTCTTGGAAATGATGGCCTCGGCCACATTGCGAGGAACATCCTCATAGTGGCTGAATTCCATCGAGAAAATACCCCGACCCTGGGTCATGGATCGGAGCTCGGTGGCGTAGCCGAACATCTCGGCCAAGGGCACCTTGGCCGAGACTTTTGACGTGCCATCGTCAATTGCCTGACCTTCGACCTGGCCCCTGCGGGAGGACAGATCGCCGATGATCGAGCCGAGAAAATCCTCGGGGACCTCGACCTCGACCTTCATCATCGGCTCAAGAAGCACTGGGTTGCACTTCTTGACCGCATCTTTGAAGGCCATCGAACCGGCAATCTTGAATGCCATCTCCGACGAGTCCACATCGTGATATGAACCGTCGACCATGGTGACTTTGACGTCGATCATCGGGAATCCAGCAATCACGCCGGACTCACAGGTCTCCTTCATGCCCATTTCGGAAGGCTTGATGAATTCCTTGGGAACGACACCACCAACGATTTTGTTGATGAATTCAAAGCCGGATTCAGGTTCGCCCGGCTCCATTTCGATCACCACGTGGCCGTATTGACCCTTACCACCGGTCTGACGGGAGAACTTGCCCTCGCCTCGTGATGAGGCGCGAATGGTTTCGCGGTAGGAGACCTGAGGAGCGCCGATGTTGGCTTCCACTTTGAATTCGCGAAGCATCCGGTCGACCAGGATCTCCAGGTGGAGCTCTCCCATTCCGGCAATCACGGTCTGGCCAGTTTCTGAATCAGTTCTGACCCGGAAGGTGGGATCCTCTTCAGCCAGTGCGACAAGAGCTTTGGAGAGTTTCTCCATGTCGCCCTTCGTCTTGGGCTCGACTGCCACGGAGATGACCGGTTCCGGAACAAACAGAGTCTCAAGAACAATCGGATCTTCCACGGAACACAGGGTGTCACCGGTGGTTGTGTTCTTCAGACCCAGAACAGCACCCAGATCGCCGGCGCGCAGTGCATCGACTTCTTCACGATCGTCGGCCTTCAGCACCACCAATCTGGAGATGCGCTCTTTGCTGTCTTTGGTGGAGTTGAGCACATAACTGCCCTTCTCGAGCACACCGGAGTACATCCGCACAAATGTGAGCTTGCCGTAGGGATCAGCCATGACCTTGAAGGCCAAAGCACTGAAGGGGGCTTTGTCGTCGGACGGACGAACGGCTTCCTTGCCGTCTGGCAGCACACCCTGAATGGGGGGGACGTCAACAGGGGCGGGAAGGTAGTCGACAACTGCATCGAGAACAAGCTGCACACCCTTGTTCTTGAAGGCGGAGCCACAAAGCACAGGCACCAGACCATGCTTCAGAACGCCTTCACGAATGCCATTTTTCAGTTCATCAATCGAGAGCTCACCGGTTTCCAGGAATTTCTCAATCAGGTTTTCGTCGTTCTCGGCAACGGTTTCCATCAGGACGTTGCGCCATTCATCCACCTGATCCTTCATGTCAGCAGGAACATCGGTGACTTCGATGTTCTGACCGAGGTCATCTTTATAGATGTGTGCCTGGTTGGCCACGAGATCAATGATGCCGCTCAGCTCGCCTTCAGCGCCGATGGGCAGCTGAATCGGAACAGCATTGGCTTTGAGGCGATCCTTGATCTGACCGTGGACCTTGAGGAAGTCTGCACCGGTGCGGTCCATCTTATTGACGAACACCATCCGGGGAACGGAATAGCGATCGGCCTGTCGCCAGACGGTTTCTGACTGAGGTTGGACGCCTCCAACGGCGCAGAACACAGCGATCACACCATCGAGAACACGCATCGAGCGCTCCACCTCGATGGTGAAGTCCACGTGACCAGGGGTATCAATGATGTTGATCCGGTGGTCTTTCCAGCTGGTGGAAATGGCCGCAGCCGTGATCGTGATGCCCCGCTCGCGCTCCTGGGCCATCCAGTCGGTCACCGCTGCACCATCGTGCACTTCACCGATCTTGTGAACCACACCTGAATAGAACAGGATGCGCTCTGTCGTGGTGGTTTTGCCCGCATCAATGTGGGCAGCGATACCAATATTTCTGACGCGTTCCAGGGGAAAGGCGCGAGCCACAGGAAACTCCGGGGTGGGGCGTAAAAAGGCGGTGAGATCCTACAGGTCCGCCCTGAGCAAACGAGGCTTCAGAGCGGTGTTGGATCAGTAGCGGTAGTGAGCGAAAGCCTTGTTGGCTTCGGCCATCTTGTGGGTTTCTTCGCGCTTGCGAACGGCACTGCCGGCTTCATTGGCAGCGTCCATGAGTTCACCAGCAAGCTTCTGAGCCATGCTGCGGCCGTTGCGAGCACGGGAGAAGCTCACAAGCCAGCGCAGAGCCATGGCTGTGCCGCGCTCCTGGCGGACTTCCATGGGCACCTGATAGGTGGCACCGCCGACGCGTCGGGCACGCACTTCGACAAGGGGAGTCGCGTTTTTTACGGCCGTCTCGAAGAGTTCGATGGGATCGCCACCGGTGCGGTCGCCGATCAGGCTGAAGGCGTCGGACAGGATTCGCTGTGCCGTGGACTTCTTCCCATGCTTCATCAGCCGAGCCACAAGCATGGTGGCGAGTCGATTGTTGAACTGGGGATCGGGGAGGACCGGGCGCTTGACGGCGGCGTTACGGCGTGACATGGACTGTCAAATGAAAAAGGAACGGAGAAGGGTGAAGGTGACGGGCAGATCACGATCCTGAAGGCGGATCGTTAACGATCAATCCTTCGGAGACTTGGCGCCGTACTTGGAACGGGACTGACGACGGTCCTTGACTCCTGCGGTGTCAAGGGTTCCGCGAATGATGTGGTAGCGAACTCCAGGCAGATCCTTGACGCGACCGCCACGGATCAGCACAACCGAGTGTTCCTGCAGGTTGTGGCCGATGCCGCCGATGTAGGCGGTGACCTCGAATCCGGAGGTGAGGCGCACACGGGCCACTTTGCGCAAAGCCGAATTGGGCTTTTTGGGAGTGGACGTGTACACACGGGTGCATACACCACGGCGTTCGGGGCAGGCTTTCAGAGCTGGCGATTTGGTTTTCGCCTTTGAGCTCTGACGCTCGGTCCGGATCAGTTGCTGAATGGTTGGCATCGACGGTCGCGTAGCGGCCGGAGATCCGACCTGTTCGACAATCCATCACAATACCGGTTCGACCTGCCCGATCTGATCAAAGGCGGCTGAAAGCGCTGCCGCAGGCGCAGCAACGCACTGCATCGCTGCTCAGGATCAGAAAGCCTCCGCCACTGATGTCGCTTCGATAGTCCAGTGTCAGCCCCTCCAGCAATGCCTGCTGGGCATCGGGAACATGCAGGGTCACGCCCTCGGCCCGAGCGGCGGGTGTTCCATTGAGGCTGCCTGGCTGCAGACGGATGACATTGCGCTCACAGTGCCCCGCCGTGAGATCCAGATGCATCACTCCGGGGGTGCCTGCCACAGCGGCCTGTCGCCCCAGTTCGGCGGCTGCAGTTGCGGTGATTTGCAGCGTGGAGCCCATGGACCGATGCTCGGGAACGCGTCCAGTGTGCCAGCTGTTGTTCAGTGGCGAACGAGCCCAAGACCGTTCTGAACCCTGGGCGTCACGCCGCGTCCGGTCATCACCGTTCGATTCGCTGCTAACAGCGTCGTAGAGCTCCCACCGTCAAGGTTGAGGGCATCGAGCATGCCCAGTTGCTGAAGAGCCAGCGTCGTTTCCAGCAGCGTGGGGTCACTGCCTGAAGTGCCCTTGAGTGTCATCAGCCATACACGACTGCGGTCCTGGGCGACGACCGTTCGCGGAGCGGCAAGGGATAGGAATCCGGCACTGAAACCTTCCTGACGACCGCGCAGCACAACTTGACCATCTTTCATCAGAAGTGGTCCTCCAGCCAGGACTTGCGGTTGCTCTCCGACTGGATTGGATGGCTGCAGGCTGATGCTGACCCGATCACCGGGTTGAGCGGGAAGCGGTGTTCCAGCGCGCGACACGATCAGGGACGCTCCGGGTGTCAGAGGAACCCCCCGGCTCAATTCGGCGCGATTGTGGAGGTTGATGGTGACGCCATCCTTCACGGTGATGGCCTTCTCCTCGCCGCTCAGGGCCTTGTAGACCGGCCCCCATGCCCGGGTGTAGCGACTCAAGCCTCGTTGCACATAGCCACTGTTGAGAAACCCCAGGCCCCAGCGACGGCCTCCATTGATCTGCATGGACTGGTCGAGGCGCAGACGGTTGAACAGAAGCTTTTGTCCTGCTGTCCAGCCGATCGCTCCCCGGTTGAGAATGGGTCCTGAAAGCCACGTTCCATCGACACGCAGAGCGCCCAGGGGAAGCTGACGAACCCGATTGAAGAACCCCCCATTCACGGCCAACAAAGCCTGTTCAGGCTGGGCCAGTTGGCTGAGAAATCGAATCCCGGTTTGTGCGCCACGAGCAGCGAGTGGTCGCAGTTCGAGCGATTTGCTGTTGAAGGGA
This genomic window from Synechococcus sp. MIT S9220 contains:
- the rpsG gene encoding 30S ribosomal protein S7 codes for the protein MSRRNAAVKRPVLPDPQFNNRLATMLVARLMKHGKKSTAQRILSDAFSLIGDRTGGDPIELFETAVKNATPLVEVRARRVGGATYQVPMEVRQERGTAMALRWLVSFSRARNGRSMAQKLAGELMDAANEAGSAVRKREETHKMAEANKAFAHYRY
- the rpsL gene encoding 30S ribosomal protein S12, whose amino-acid sequence is MPTIQQLIRTERQSSKAKTKSPALKACPERRGVCTRVYTSTPKKPNSALRKVARVRLTSGFEVTAYIGGIGHNLQEHSVVLIRGGRVKDLPGVRYHIIRGTLDTAGVKDRRQSRSKYGAKSPKD
- a CDS encoding AIR synthase; protein product: MGSTLQITATAAAELGRQAAVAGTPGVMHLDLTAGHCERNVIRLQPGSLNGTPAARAEGVTLHVPDAQQALLEGLTLDYRSDISGGGFLILSSDAVRCCACGSAFSRL
- the fusA gene encoding elongation factor G translates to MARAFPLERVRNIGIAAHIDAGKTTTTERILFYSGVVHKIGEVHDGAAVTDWMAQERERGITITAAAISTSWKDHRINIIDTPGHVDFTIEVERSMRVLDGVIAVFCAVGGVQPQSETVWRQADRYSVPRMVFVNKMDRTGADFLKVHGQIKDRLKANAVPIQLPIGAEGELSGIIDLVANQAHIYKDDLGQNIEVTDVPADMKDQVDEWRNVLMETVAENDENLIEKFLETGELSIDELKNGIREGVLKHGLVPVLCGSAFKNKGVQLVLDAVVDYLPAPVDVPPIQGVLPDGKEAVRPSDDKAPFSALAFKVMADPYGKLTFVRMYSGVLEKGSYVLNSTKDSKERISRLVVLKADDREEVDALRAGDLGAVLGLKNTTTGDTLCSVEDPIVLETLFVPEPVISVAVEPKTKGDMEKLSKALVALAEEDPTFRVRTDSETGQTVIAGMGELHLEILVDRMLREFKVEANIGAPQVSYRETIRASSRGEGKFSRQTGGKGQYGHVVIEMEPGEPESGFEFINKIVGGVVPKEFIKPSEMGMKETCESGVIAGFPMIDVKVTMVDGSYHDVDSSEMAFKIAGSMAFKDAVKKCNPVLLEPMMKVEVEVPEDFLGSIIGDLSSRRGQVEGQAIDDGTSKVSAKVPLAEMFGYATELRSMTQGRGIFSMEFSHYEDVPRNVAEAIISKNQGNS
- a CDS encoding phosphodiester glycosidase family protein, yielding MFLSPPPPVPVAEVRTADRVNGSEVKVAGLASKGAWQWVGNDQRSPIQLWIPLDVLIGRLGFQRVRSEEGEALEWFSQRVPLQTLIKRSLDDEVAIDAAPWFKRLNVATSHRQGVLSISLEAPRVQKLRQGRGSTAGRLVLDLSGPALMQRQNDDLLLGVSITAAQDAKLRAMGLKTKRERRALRIEGRGDRPTLTLATPWRIVIDGLSSSRTTRARSSRNGLQSALLNPEIQVARRNGLVLEARTFRVGVKPVTIFRAGVPFNSKSLELRPLAARGAQTGIRFLSQLAQPEQALLAVNGGFFNRVRQLPLGALRVDGTWLSGPILNRGAIGWTAGQKLLFNRLRLDQSMQINGGRRWGLGFLNSGYVQRGLSRYTRAWGPVYKALSGEEKAITVKDGVTINLHNRAELSRGVPLTPGASLIVSRAGTPLPAQPGDRVSISLQPSNPVGEQPQVLAGGPLLMKDGQVVLRGRQEGFSAGFLSLAAPRTVVAQDRSRVWLMTLKGTSGSDPTLLETTLALQQLGMLDALNLDGGSSTTLLAANRTVMTGRGVTPRVQNGLGLVRH
- the tuf gene encoding elongation factor Tu, with the translated sequence MAREKFERNKPHVNIGTIGHVDHGKTTLTAAITNVLAKKGQAQVQDYADIDGAPEERERGITINTAHVEYETDSRHYAHVDCPGHADYVKNMITGAAQMDGAILVCAATDGPMAQTKEHILLAKQVGVPALVVALNKCDMVDDEEIIELVEMEIRELLSSYDFPGDDIPVVQVSGLKAIEGEAEWEAKIEELMAAVDANIPEPEREVDKPFLMAVEDVFSITGRGTVATGRIERGIVKVGEEVEIVGIREPRKTTVTGVEMFRKLLDEGMAGDNVGLLLRGIQKEDIERGMVLVKPGSITPHTKFEGQVYVLKKEEGGRHTPFFAGYRPQFYIRTTDVTGQITAFTAEDGSNVEMVMPGDNIQMTGELICPVAMEMGMRFAIREGGRTIGAGVVSKIIE
- the rpsJ gene encoding 30S ribosomal protein S10 — encoded protein: MSTAIAQQKIRIRLKAFDRRMLDLSCDKIIETADNTAATAIGPIPLPTKRKIYCVLRSPHVDKDSREHFETRTHRRIIDIYSPSAKTIDALMKLDLPSGVDIEVKL